ACGACAACACTAAGGACGAGAATAAATATAGCAAAATCTCCGCCAAATAATCCGACAGGTAAAAACACCACCACTGTCGTTAACATTGAGGCAATGACAGCTGTTGCTACCTCTTTTATCCCTGTCATAACAGCCTCAATACCTACTAACCCTTCCTCTTTTTTACGATAAATGGACTCTAATATGACGATTGAGGCATCCACCATCATTCCGATTCCGAGCCCTAATCCGATAAGGGTCAAAATATTAAAGCTGTAATCCATGAACCATAGCGTCGTAAAAGTTAATAAAAGCGACACTGGAATCGATAAACCAACAATCAAAGTTGCCCTACTATTCCTTAAAAATAGCATTAAAATAACGAGTGCCAACACGCCACCAATTAAAATATTTTGTGTAACTCCATCAATCGACGATGAAACGTAATCAGCCTGAGCCACAATTTCTGTAAATGATAGCTCACTCGCTAACCCTTCGTCATGGATCTCCGCCACTTCATCTCTGATAGCTTCTGCCATCTCAACTTGGGTATAATCATCAGCACGGGCAATTTCAACAAACACCACATCTCTGCTCCCGTTCTTCCAAGCCATTGATGATTGTTGCAATGTTTCCACGTCAATCTCAGCCATGTCTTTTAAGTCTATCGGTCCTTCAGGAGTATCAATAGTTGCCTCTTCTATATCTTTAAGTGAGGACAATTCAGTATTCCATCGTAAAGAAGGCTCATTATCCTCTTCAGTTAACTCTCCTAATGAAACATTCACATCAGTTTGTTGAAGCGCTTGAACGACGTAGCTTAGCTCAAGTCCTAGCTCACGTAATTCATCTTGGTCAAACGTTATCACATATTCCGTTTCCTCTAAACCATTTAAATTAACTTCTCTGACTTCATTTAAGTTTTCAAGGCGTGGCTTCACGACCTCATTTGCAAACGATGTGAGGTCATTCATTTCTCCGTTTGACACTTCCATATAAAACTCATAACTTTGATCTGTACTTATAGGTCTCACGTCAGTATAAACAATACCTGTCACATCATTTGAAATGTGCGTAAGATGAGATTCAATCTCTCTTGTTACTTCATCTACACGCCCCTCCTCAATGTCAATAAAAAAGGAGCTGCTTCCCACAGCTGTCGATGAGTCGTACGAGGTAACGCCATCAATACCCGCCAGCTCTTTTTCCACCGGTTCAGTAATTAAGTTTTCCACGTCTCTCACAGGCATATCGCCTGCATCAACAGTTATCATCGCCATATCAAAGGCAACTGATGGCATTAATTCCCTATCCATCTTACTAATTGAATAAATACCTAACACTAAAATAAGTGCAACCATTAATCCAATTACTTTTTTTCGTTCTAATAGTTTCTGTAGTATGCTCATGTCCAATCCCTCTTTCATTTATGCAACTTATAGTGCTTTATCTAAGTTAAGTATAAAGAGAAGTGACATAGCCTTACTACAGGCTTGAGACTAGAATTAAACTAAGACCTACGACTTACTTTGATATGTCAACTATGTATTTTAACGAATTCTTCTTCGGATATGACCTGAAACCCCGATCGGGCTAATAAAGCTGCCGTTACACCATTTCCAGTTCCCGTAACGCCATCAAAAGTCCCGTTATATATAGACCTAGAACCGCAAGATGGACTAAATTCCTTTAGTACGACTAGTTTAGCTTGTAAGATATTTGCTTGCTCTAATGTCAAGTATGCGCCCTTAATATAAAGTTCTGTCACATCTCGACCTGATCTTTCTATGACAGACGCTTTACCGTCAAGCACATCTTCTCCTGTTCCATCAATAATTTCCGCTGGCTCTCGTGGGGTTGAAAAACCCCCTAATAATTCAGGACAAACCATGGTCGCTTGTCCTGCTTCTACTAGTTGACGTATTTTTGTATTTAAGCTATTTGTCCCGTTATACCTGACATTTTCTCCGGCTAAACACGCACTGACAAGAATCATCTTATCCTCCTATCATTTCTGCACCTTAAAGTTGACGTGTATATGAAACAATCAACTTATGTGTGATATAAATTGAACTTATATATTCTCATTCTTTTTTAACTAGCTTTCGTTACAAAGGAGCGTTAAATCAAAATATATCCTTAAGTTATATTCCCTTGTGGATCACCTTTCTTGATAATAGTCGTAATGGAGGAGTGACTTAACCTACGAAAAGCGATATATAAACAGGAGCGGTGGGGCGCCCATTAGCTTATCAAAACACCGCTCTCCTTTCGTTAAAACCTTCCAGATTTAAAGATAGAGTAGAGCAACCAAAGAAACATTAACAAAGCTACCGTAAAGCCTATTTCAATTGCTGGCAAATTCCAAAGTACTGATGATTGTCCTGACATTGCTGAACCTACAATAAGACCAACCATAATAATACTGAATGAAAGTAACACAATACTAAAAGAGAGGCGATTGCTAATTCGATCAAGCTTCGTTAAAAATCGCTCTACATTTGGTATGTCCACTTCTAAAGGTAGCTTTCCTTTTTTCACAACGTTAGTCAGCTCATTAATTTTTTTCGGTAATTCAATAAGACTTTCTCCGTAATCCCCTATGTATGAAAATGTATTAGCTGCTACATTTTTAGGGTTAAAGCGATCAATTAGTAGCTGTTTTCCAAACGGTTCGGCAATTTCGATGATGCTTAGGTCAGGATCAAGGGTTTCAACTACCCCTTCCATTGTAAGAAGTGTTTTTCCTAATAATGTGAGATCTGATGGTATTTTAATTTGGTGCTCATGAGCCACAGCAAATAAATCGTTAACCGCCTCCCCAAGACTTACTTGACTTAAAGGAACATCATAATACTTCGCTTTTAGATCATCTACATCCATAGTCAATTTTTGAATATCAACTTCCTCAGAAACTAGTCCCATTCGCATAATACCTCTAATAACACCCTCTGTCTGCTGCCTCATAATTGCAATCACCAGTGTGGCAAAGTTAGCCTTCATATCTGGCGTTAACCGTCCCACCATCCCAAAGTCCATAAAAATAATACCATCACCTGGGA
The DNA window shown above is from Salipaludibacillus agaradhaerens and carries:
- a CDS encoding DUF523 domain-containing protein, yielding MILVSACLAGENVRYNGTNSLNTKIRQLVEAGQATMVCPELLGGFSTPREPAEIIDGTGEDVLDGKASVIERSGRDVTELYIKGAYLTLEQANILQAKLVVLKEFSPSCGSRSIYNGTFDGVTGTGNGVTAALLARSGFQVISEEEFVKIHS